The Rhopalosiphum maidis isolate BTI-1 chromosome 2, ASM367621v3, whole genome shotgun sequence genome segment ttatctatatgGTTAATGGTTATGTGGTATTAAGTATAGACCAAACaaacaattgttaaaaatgaactgttataaattattgtagaaaTGTAAGAATCTATTCACATAGATATTGGTTTAAACTATGTAtagaataaatcatttttaatttaattaccatcatatttaatttagatatattgtCACTTtcttaagaaatatatttgttatacatatcATGAAGCCATTCAATGTGATACAGAACATCTGTGAAAATTACTATTGGATTGTCTGGATTTGTATCCTTAACACTCAATACTCcagctaaataataaaaatcagaatgtGAAAACGTCAAGCCTGCACCACTGTCGGTTTGATGAACGCCTTGTcctaaaattaaagataatatatacaaagtataaaaattattcatacgaCTATTTTAGAGCGGTAGATACAAAAAGAGATATATGACAGATGACTAtcggtttaatattaattgtatatggtaataattaaattaaatataataattaaacaattttttttgcttttgagTGAAGAATGATTGTTTTTAGATACaaagaataacaaaaaaaagtcattattttcaatgggGTTCAGTATTAATTCAGATTTGTAGTGAGAGTATGATAAGTAACTACTCTAAAGATACTAAATACTAAGTTACATAAtactaagtttaataaattatatcatttattaaaaatagttggtAATATTCAATGGACAATGGTGACATattaacaatgtatataattgaattgtgtttattgaaacaaatggctattaataattatatattttattacctccTTTAGACTCGGCACAAAACTTATCATCAGTCacaaacatttgaaatttatctCCATAGTACATCATTCGACAAGACTCTTGATCGATGGACGACAGTGTTGTTTCTAATAAAACGGGACTTAGTGTGTCATTTTCCGTTTTTCCCCAACCAACAATCTGTgaagtataaaacaattttataatgttaaatatcacTCTTCTTTTAAGAAATCGTATAAATGTTGGAGatgaataattagtttttttgggtaattaaaatctaacaaaaaaagttttatcatCTTAGAAATCAAAGATGTTCTATTATTACAAGTACATTCATTTATACTATAGAAGAGAAAATTACACTATTTtcctattatacaaatatacagaattgaatatataatacaaagtaattaactgtaattaaatcataatttcatttttaaattatttaacaaacaaaCCTTTCCTCGTGTTCCATATGGTACTTGCCATACTTTGGCACAATTCCAATCCATACAAACTGGTGCAACACCAGCACTAATAGTAACTTTGTCTTTTAACACGATAACAGATATATCATTAGCACGAGCCTCATCATTTCCATTATAACCTCTATTCAGATGAATTTCtttcaccttaaatatttcttttaatcaatatttgatatttaaatactataataaaattctactttaaaattaataattacatccaTCATTTGAGTAAATTCATTGTCGATAACCGTATAATTTCTAGTAAATTTTCCAACAGCTACTTTGATTGAACCTTTCATCAtttcaactataaataaacGCGGCATACTTATATTCCAAAAACAATGAGccgctaaaaatgtatttatataattatcaatttttattaggcataaaaaatattattaagtttttaccaGAAACGACTAAATTTGGAGCGATTAGTGATCCTCCACATATCAAGTCATACTCTGAATTAGCTTTATCAAATCGATATATTCCTACGTTCCAAGGTGCTGTTCCAACTTGTGCTGTAGTATTACCATTATCGATCAATAATTGGTCCCTGGTATACGGTCTACcgcaatctaaaaaaaaattgccattagacgaatattattgttaattgttatacattattgattattctattgttatatattataaaatagtcagtatgataaatataatcaaatttttctaAGTAATTTCGTGTTGtgaaaaaattcttaatatatCGACTGTAAGACTCATAGTTGAGAGAATCTGATAGCTGATCTATTttgacttaaataatatataaaaacaaaattatcatttggaTATGGTAACAGTTCATTAAATCAGTAAGATATACAGAATACAGCAAAATCCAATGAACACTAGATGTCAAACCATATGTTCTTACATAAATCACAATACATTTACCATTCCTCGAGACAAACTACTCATAGAGACAATAGGGTTTTCTACCATTGTTATCAGTGAAACCATTCGTTAAAGTTTGTTGTGCATACGTCGAAAACAAGACAGCGAAAATCCAGTATATAGgctaattaaacatttatgtttatttaatgtaaaaaatataattacatgtaGTGCATTCATATAGTTGATTATTCCACGTTCCGTTAGACTGACAACGTAATTCAATTGGAGGACCTCCTTGTCCATTTGGTAGTCTGCGTGTTAGCTTACACAATGCGTTTGCTATTGTATTGGGTATAGACGGACTCGAGCAATTAACATGGTTACCATTTAGAGTACATTTAATATCTAAACTATCTGATAATAGAGGTGGACACTTTTCTATAaacacaaacatattataattaaatataatcagacgtcgtataaataatatttaaatatttaagtaaacatTACAATACATAACTTACTGAAACACAAATTCTTAGAATTCAATATCCATTCTCCATTTCCCTGACAAATCCTAAGACCACTTGGATAAGCCTTTTGATATCCAACTTCACAGTTCTCAATTACAACACGATGCTGCTTAATTAATGTCCCATGAGCTAAAATTTTATCTGAATCttcataagaatatattactcCATCGGTAGTTGGTAAAACACATGCATTTTTGGTATCCTGGAATAGtgacaatgaaaaattataaatttttcctAACCAGATTGCATTAAagcaaatgttaatatttaacacaagaaattcaattcaatacaaaataataatgataatacctaTTCAGAAATAAATGATgatcatcataaaatattaaataatccacaatattattgaactttttttttaattatcaagtagaattataataattattatttgtacaaaaaaaaatgcaacatTTTTTACGTAGAAAAACTGTTCAAACGTATAAAGTgttgttaaaatgtaaaacgatagtattatctatgtactataatatcatattaggtttaattgaaataaacgaTTGTTAAAAAAGgactgttataaattattacacaaaaataaatctatttatacaaatactgatttcaaaaattacacacagaataaatgatttttgtataattaccaGCATATTGTCACTTTCATaagaactatatttattatacagttcaCGAAGCCATTTAATGTAGAACCTAACATTTGTAAATACTGcaattgaattttttgtatttggaTCTTTTAGACTAACTATTccggttaaataataaaaatcagaatgtAAAAACGTCAAGCCTGCACCACTGTCACCTTCTCGAACACCTTGTcctaaaattaaagatattttattttaacgacaACGATTAATCATACGATCATTCTTGAGTGGTAGGTATAACAAATAGTCAAATGACAGATGATATACTTGTTTGTTTAGtttgttgttaattttatgttttaacaataatattaaatatattgaacaataaagtattttgCATTTGAGCAAATCAATCTAATAAttctaatcattttattttatgcagtTCTACAGTCCTAAACTCACACAGAGCtagttatgataattaaacgCTTATTCGATGCTAAAAGCAATAgtgtaataagttatatttttaattaaaaaaaagttagttatattaatattgatagtaatattacaatattacataaattaaattgtatttgttgaaaaaaattgaaacattgatttcaaatattaataattaaatattgtattacctgATGCAGATCCGGcacaaaatttatcaaaagttACAAACTGTTCAAATCCATTTTTATACATGCTTCGACAagaattataatcaatgtacGGTAAAGTTGCTTCTAATAAAACTGGACTTGGTGTGTCATTTTCTGTAATTCCCCAACCAACAAtctgtgaaaatataaattagtttaatcataaataagatTACTCTCTATTAATGTAACTAAGTAAATATtggtaatttatgtaattagttaattaaaatccgACTGATTAAGGTTTTATTATTCTgaacattaaacaaatatgaaatgagaagaatatttaatggttttattattttatcgaagagatttttttttatttaatacaatagaaAAGGCTCTTACAGTAGTTGCCTATCATATAAATGGACAAAAGAGATTGTTGGTATAGTAcatatgtgtaaataaatcataattgtaatattgattttaaccaAAAAAACCAAACCTTTCCTTGAGTTTCATTTGTTACAATATATCTACCATCCCAATCAACACAAGCTGCTGCAACAGCAAGACTAATATTAACTCTGTTTGATAACACGATAACTGCTATATCATGAGAATAGTGCCGATGATACCCATAATAGTCTTCTTGTAGATAAATTGTTTCcacctataaaattaattaatttataaaatatattttacccattttttgtttcatagattataattttaaaaattacatccaATATTTGAGTAAAATCATTGTCAATAACTGTGtagtttctataatatttcccAACAGCAATTCTATATAGACCATTGTTTATTGATATTCTATTAGATAACATACCATTTTGCCAAAAACAATGAGCCgctaaaattgataattcattaatacctattatcgtttcatatttaaaacgaaaatacaTGACACTTTTATAGGTACcagaaacaattaaatttggaGCAATAAGTGATCCTCCACATATCAAGTCATATTTGGAATTCTCTTTATTAAATCGATATACTGCTACATTCCAAGGTGCTGTTCCAATCTGCGCTTTCTTACCATTATCGATCAATAATTGGTGTCCGATATACGATCTACCgcattcttaaataatatttaaatataattacagatGACAGTTATTGATATGTAATTCTACGTGTAGtagaataaagaataaatgGTTCTACTGACGACTTAAGAGTATGTTAACGCACTATTATAACATcacatattacaattattataaagaatgatatttttgagagcatgatatttaatgtttattttaatttacgaaaaaatgtttttattataaattcgaaTACaaagtgaaaaattaataaaatgtaataccaaTAAACCAAACACTCAAAAATGCATTCTTCAATAATTGTTCATATGAATGTGATTTATGTATGTTGCAAGTGAAATtgagagaaaaataaatattgcacttacattatattatccaaagagaacaattaatatttaaaatatctgataATAGAGATGGACACATttctataaacataaacaaattataaccaaATATAACTAacatttgatatataatatttccatacgtattaattacagtataaatattacaatatataacgtACTGAAACATAGTTTCTCAGATTTTGATGTCCATGTTCCATTATTCTGACAAACCCTAAAACTGTTGGGGTAAGCCTTATGATATCCAATTTCACAGTTCTCAATAATAGTGCGATTGTGATTAATCAGTGTTCCGTGAGCTAAAATGTCATCTGAACCTTGGTAAGAATATATAACTCCTTCAAGGCTCGGTAGAATGCAAACAttccttaaataataaaaggttaagaattaaaattacattttgacaTCACCCAACTTAATCTACGTGACTATCCCGCATGGGTACACTTAAaagtcaaaaaatttaaaattcataaataaatgtgtattttagtttttcttcTTCCTCCCAAAAACTCCATTTCAATCTAAGGTCACTGGACTGAAATTGTTCGTGatgttatctttaaattaaaacacactgcacttttatattaacatataatattatatataaatatatataattatagcttCTAATTCTGGATTTTCgactaaatgtttaaaattttcaatttccaGTAAATCTTCTTTCTTAGAATCAAAGtgcaacattttgaatttgtcaaaaatattcaaagtaatatttgatcgattaattaatgattctattaaatttttaaataaatgtacacagtatagaacatttaaaaagattttttaataaaaataaataaatattaacctagcaaatatttttatgtggaacatatatttaaaaaaaaaatgttacaaaattatatttaaaagcaaaaaaaaatagtagtcaaaaaacaaacaaggaatagaaaaaagtaaaattagtatcatttaATTGATTCTAaggagtaaaaataataaatcaaattagcTGATATAGCTTCGTTAAAGaggaataaaaagaaaaaaattaaatgccaACCAAATccgttatatacttaaaattatgaatattggtGCCTATGGTACTGTGGTGAACCATAGTACCGCTTATCTCCACAACacttaatggtttttaaagagCTCtagatttcatattatattttctcaggtataacaaattacacaatttaattacagaattaaatttatcgtgataattataaactaattaattacattttagaaaaattgcataagttaacttttatttgaataatcgcTAAATAATCTACAAATAAAGCGAATGTTATttgtttgacaaaaaaaaaataataaatactttttattggaCTCCGTCTTTAGTTCtgatgtattattaacaaGTTTTAGTGATGATGTATCTGCAGAGATTGAAATAGgaccaaaacaatttttttcatcagaTCCATCAGCACACTGTTGTACACCATCACATTTACTGTCCATATTGACACAAGCCCCATACTTACAccgaaatttattattttcacatcttaaatttaaaaaaattagttaaatataatggttagtttattaaaatcaactcACCGAAGTGTTTCACATAATGATAAAGTTTCATCAGACCCATCATTACAGTCTTGAGTTCCATCACAAattgatgatttattaatacattgacCAGATATACATGTATAGTGGTCTgcgctttaaaataaaagaaattcaaatgtaaattttgTGTTATGTCTTATAATCGACATTTagcatagaatataatattgtacattacaatatattaaatatgatacatGTAATCATGGTTGATGATTGTAATGACGCAACAACGGCGAACAGAGCACTCAACTCACGGCATGCCACATAGTCCATTATGATATATGTGTACGCGGGTGGTCGAACGAGAAAATGCTGTTCTCGCAGTGCCGTCacacacgtattatatatatatatatatatatatatagacatataatatattacacgtatatacctatattaagcTTTCCTGGCCACCAATGTGTTTCATTAGAATGTGAATCTgaacaactaatttttattttgcattatttggtgtttattattctttaaagtCATTTTCCCacatttttagtcatttttattgatttcacaatagttaaattaaggTACGGTTTCCCTGCAGTGTCCAGACGCGGCTTCATGACGCCGTGCTGTTCCACTCTTTGACGCTGCAAGGAAACTATATTCGTTTCTTGATCACCATAATGACGATAACTTTcttaaaactttgaaattaCCACGGACTAACATTAGTACCTATCCGATTTTATGTTACCCATTACAGTCGTCGTTGTTGTATtatagtgaatattattatacctatacattctataattttttcctaATATTCGATTAGCATCCGATCTCGCCAATTACAATCGTCGTGTCGTTATCGTgttaaaatcaacaatattgtgcttaaatgttattgttttttcgtaatatttttggaatgcCGAAAATTAAAACGTCGGTTGGTGCGCGTCAACGTCTACttcatttgtaatttttttatttaattttaaaggacgttttttgtcatttttatgtcatattttgagtaatttgtaagctttgataaatgtttatagaattttatgataaaacaaagtacaacttttaaaaaaatatatttttattaatttaaaacaaatatttgtaatttttacgtcattttttgtcatatttgcatattattttttaggtcactttttaatgtttttaaggtcatcaacttccgagccctacttattgtatatatacataaaaaggtACATGTATaagattgtatataatatatgaatatcaaaaatgtataatgatttacAATATGTGTCTACTGTTCTACTGTAtagtttgtgtattatttgatataggGTACTAGAGGCTAGGGCTTGTTGAGGTTTTTGAGctcttattataacattataataatgactattaaaatataccaacATTTTGCATGATGAAACAGTTTGTCGTTTTTCAAGTATTCTTTCACAAAAAACGTCTattcctgaaaaaaaaaaattttaatattgttaagtaatgtcatattatatactagaattttttgttttatattaataagtttctatattataatattaagttaaaacaaaaagaGTTATCATTGGTTTTCTTCTCTCTTCgtctcatattttaattaaataacattttttttttaccatacaaaatgtattataattataatatataagaaaaattgataaaacaatttaaaagtaaaatataaaaattaatgtttaattttcacacttggacaatacaaaaaaattaaaagttcttTTATCGACATGTTTATAACACGTATTTTAAGttgaactattaaaaatagataattttatttctttacaatttaaatgtgtaaaaatttatttaaaacgaaaattgtatttttgttttatgtcaAAGATTCTGttgttgaattaattatttgtaaagattcaataaaaatataaatacttggaTACTCGGGAcaaattgttgattttttttttttatcaaaagaaatttttcataacagtttgctaaaaattaaaacctaaaataaaaaaaaaaaccaactcCATATACGACTTTTTTTTACGAGtaactattttgatttttaggtAAGTACAAATCCAGCGTgacggtaaaataaaaaagcagAGCTGACACTACCGTAGTAAATTACACGAGCCAGA includes the following:
- the LOC113555043 gene encoding modular serine protease-like isoform X1; translation: MTYSWLIYLCLIFGIGVFCDRKLERRQTVSSCTVNHEDAFNCSNGLCIDISAVCDGRADCSDGSDETNNLCSRQTCRSFAYRCKYGACVDKNAKCDGKKDCFDGSDENLPECIQTPANSTQNSNNPSKCLDDQYKCKSGQCIDGTSICDGIINCGDRSDETFELCKTIRCPKYTFRCKYGACISKKNKCDGLKQCADGSDEEQCPDSNKITVPTTQKPTTPTTEKMTQITTKNFCVLPIVEGVIYSYEGSNEILSHGSKIDHFRTVIENCEVGYHMTYPKSYRLCQGNGKWTSTVEKLCIKKCPPLISDSLNIKCTINGNYANCSNPSVNGTKAIPSCKPTHRLPNGGEETPIELRCQSDGMWNDQLYKCVPYCGRPYNASKTLIDNGVKAKVGTAPWNAGIYQLNKDNYKYDMICGGSLISSSLVVSAAHCFWQNGMLSNRISINNGLYRIAVGKYYRNYTVIDNDFTQILDVETIYLQEDYYGYHRHYSHDIAVIVLSNRVNISLAVAAACVDWDGRYIVTNETQGKIVGWGITENDTPSPVLLEATLPYIDYNSCRSMYKNGFEQFVTFDKFCAGSASGQGVREGDSGAGLTFLHSDFYYLTGIVSLKDPNTKNSIAVFTNVRFYIKWLRELYNKYSSYESDNMLDTKNACVLPTTDGVIYSYEDSDKILAHGTLIKQHRVVIENCEVGYQKAYPSGLRICQGNGEWILNSKNLCFKKCPPLLSDSLDIKCTLNGNHVNCSSPSIPNTIANALCKLTRRLPNGQGGPPIELRCQSNGTWNNQLYECTTYCGRPYTRDQLLIDNGNTTAQVGTAPWNVGIYRFDKANSEYDLICGGSLIAPNLVVSAAHCFWNISMPRLFIVEMMKGSIKVAVGKFTRNYTVIDNEFTQMMDVKEIHLNRGYNGNDEARANDISVIVLKDKVTISAGVAPVCMDWNCAKVWQVPYGTRGKIVGWGKTENDTLSPVLLETTLSSIDQESCRMMYYGDKFQMFVTDDKFCAESKGGQGVHQTDSGAGLTFSHSDFYYLAGVLSVKDTNPDNPIVIFTDVLYHIEWLHDMYNKYIS
- the LOC113555043 gene encoding modular serine protease-like isoform X2 is translated as MKVTYSWLIYSYLIFGIDVFCERILEKRQTVSSCKIADHYTCISGQCINKSSICDGTQDCNDGSDETLSLCETLRCENNKFRCKYGACVNMDSKCDGVQQCADGSDEKNCFGPISISADTSSLKLVNNTSELKTESNKKNVCILPSLEGVIYSYQGSDDILAHGTLINHNRTIIENCEIGYHKAYPNSFRVCQNNGTWTSKSEKLCFKCGRSYIGHQLLIDNGKKAQIGTAPWNVAVYRFNKENSKYDLICGGSLIAPNLIVSAAHCFWQNGMLSNRISINNGLYRIAVGKYYRNYTVIDNDFTQILDVETIYLQEDYYGYHRHYSHDIAVIVLSNRVNISLAVAAACVDWDGRYIVTNETQGKIVGWGITENDTPSPVLLEATLPYIDYNSCRSMYKNGFEQFVTFDKFCAGSASGQGVREGDSGAGLTFLHSDFYYLTGIVSLKDPNTKNSIAVFTNVRFYIKWLRELYNKYSSYESDNMLDTKNACVLPTTDGVIYSYEDSDKILAHGTLIKQHRVVIENCEVGYQKAYPSGLRICQGNGEWILNSKNLCFKKCPPLLSDSLDIKCTLNGNHVNCSSPSIPNTIANALCKLTRRLPNGQGGPPIELRCQSNGTWNNQLYECTTYCGRPYTRDQLLIDNGNTTAQVGTAPWNVGIYRFDKANSEYDLICGGSLIAPNLVVSAAHCFWNISMPRLFIVEMMKGSIKVAVGKFTRNYTVIDNEFTQMMDVKEIHLNRGYNGNDEARANDISVIVLKDKVTISAGVAPVCMDWNCAKVWQVPYGTRGKIVGWGKTENDTLSPVLLETTLSSIDQESCRMMYYGDKFQMFVTDDKFCAESKGGQGVHQTDSGAGLTFSHSDFYYLAGVLSVKDTNPDNPIVIFTDVLYHIEWLHDMYNKYIS